In Pelagovum sp. HNIBRBA483, the genomic stretch CGCAATGAAGGGGGGGATCCGCAGAAAAGCGACGAAGGTGCCGTTGACCGCGCCGATCACCGCGCCAAAGGCAACCCCCACAACCACCGGCACGATGACCGGAAGATCCATCGCCCAAAGACCGAAGATGGCCTTCGGGTTCGGGTTACCGTTGACCAGTTCGGTCTGGGCAAAGCTCATCGCAATCATCGCCGTCGCCGCCACGAGCGGGCCGGAGGACAAGTCGATACCTGCCGTGATGATCACTTGCGTCACGCCCAAAGCGATGATGCCAATAATCGCCACCTGCAGAATGATGATCTGCAAGCGGGCTTCATTGAAGATACTGTCAAAGCGATCCCTTGTGTCGAACAAGAAGCTTTGACCACGCATGTAAGGTGCGGTCTGGCCTATAATCTCGAAGATGACGATGATGATGACCAAGGCGAGAAGGATATTCAGCTCGTTCGGCCAGGATCGTTTGGATTTATCGAAAGTTAGGCCACCGGTGCCTTGGCTCGTGTCAGCCATATGCGCCTCCCCAGTATCGGTGATAGTGAAAGGGACGGCGCGCTTCCGCGCCGTCCGAGTTTGACGGAAAAAGATCCTTAGTTTTTGCTAAGGAAATTATCGATGTTACCCGGAACCACCAGCTGGAACGGGATATAGACTTTGCTGTCCACGTCCTCGCCAGCGGCAAGGGCAAGGGCTGTGTTAACCGAGCCTGCGCCCTGGCCGAAGGCGTCCTGGAACACCGTGACGTCAAGCTGTCCGGCCTGCATAGCCACAAGTGCGTCCTGTGTCGCGTCGACGCCGCCAACTTCAACGTCAGCCATGTCGATGCCTGCAGCCTCCATCGCCTGGATGGCGCCGATTGCCATTTCGTCATTGTTGGCAATCACGAAGTCGAAAGGCTCGCCCGAAGACAACCAGTTCGTCATGAGATCTTGTGCCTGGTCGCGAGACCAGTTTGCGGTCTGTTCGTCGATCAGTGTCATAAAGCTGCACATGTCAGTGCCGATGACATCGTGTACGTCCTTAGAACGCTGCACGGCAGCCTGGTTGGAAAGCTCACCGTTCATCAAGTAACCGGTCGCTCCGCTACCTTTGCCCGCGGCACGCAGGTTCTTGCAGATCTCAAATGCCTCAAGTGTACCGGATTCGATCTCGTTGGATGCCACAAAGGCCTGCGTGTCTGGCAAGCTGTCCACATTGTCAGGCTGGCGGTTAACAAAAACCAACGGCACGTTTCCGGCAGCTTCTGTCATTGCTGCACCGGCAGATGTGTCAACGATGTTTACGATGATCGCATCGACACCAGAGGCAACGAAGTTTTTGACCTGGTCGATTTGCTTGGCAAGGTCGTTGCTCGCGTCCTCGACTTGCAAGCTCACACCATCAAGGCTCGCTGCGTGATCAGTCATACCGTTCCGCATGACAGTCAAGAAGTTGTCATCGAAGGCCGCGATTGTGGCTCCGATTTCCTGTGCGATTGCAGTGGTTCCAAGCAGCGAGGCAAAGCTGGCTGCGATTAGGGTCTTTTTCATGGGTTTCCTCCCGTTATCGGTGTCCGGCGCACCATTACTCGTGCCGGAAGCCCCAGAGCGGGGCGATTGCTCCTCAGGTCAAGCAGCGAGTGCCTGAAGCCGCGAAGAAATGAAATCGAACGAGCGTTTGATCTCCGAATAGGGATCATCGAGCGTGTGGGTCTCAGGCGAAAAACACTCGTAAGAGACCGGACCCTCATATCCGGCCGCCAACAACGACGCGATTTGCTCGATGTTGCCGAGCCGATCATGTTCATCGACGAGAACGCGGTGCTCATCTTCCATTTGCGAAACACTTAACTTCGGATCGACCACTGCCGAAATATGCACGATGCCCGTCATCTCGGGAAAGATAGGCCCACCATCAGCCAGAGTATGATGGAATGTGTCGTGTACGATCTTGAAATGATCCTCCCCACCAACCGAGGCGATCATCTCGACAAGTTCTATCTTGGAGCGCAGCGACGAACGCTGAAAGCCCAGAGGTTCAACGAGCGCCGTCAGCTCAGCATCTTGCAACAAGGGAAGGACGCCCTTGAGGGCGACTCTGACGTTTGCCTGCCGCTCTCCATTGCCGAGCGCGGTGCCGTCATTCCGCGGAATGAGGCTGATGGTTTCGGATCCGGATGCCTTGGCCGTTGCGATCAGCGACTTGACCGCGTCTTCACGCTCAGGATTCCAGTCGTTAAACGGATAGACTTGGCTCAGTCCAACAAGACGAAGCCCCTTGTCCGAGGCGATACGACCAGCTTCTGCAGGATCTAGTTTATCAAACAACGGACGGGAAATATCATTGCGCACTTCGACCCCGACGCAGCCGAGCTTTGCGGCCAAATCGAGAAAGGAAATGTAACCGAGATTCGGCACAGTCATATGATTCAGCGCTGTCTGCATTTTCGTCCTCCCAAGCTGGTACCTCCCACCAGCAACGAGATCACAATTGCGACGACTCTAGCCCTCGGTCAATCAAGCGCGCTGCATTTAACGTCATTCATGACGCATTTAAGCGCTTCATAATGATGTTTTTACGTCATTATACGATTTCGGGGAGGTGCAGCCGCGGTTCCAAAAAATACTGCCCCGCGACGCCATCATCCGGCTGCCCGCGGGCAGCGATCATCATTTCGACGAGATCCCGGCAGAGGTCCGGGAGTGGCGTCGCAATGGCCATAATTGCATAGCCATCGACAAGTGCCGCGCGACTTTCGGCTGTCAATTCATTGACGATGAGTGCGACCTGGGGTTCGGCATGTCTCTCGCGCAAGGCCGCTATCGCTCCTTCCATGCCACCGCCAGCCACGTAAATCCCCTTTAGGTCTGGATGTCGATCGAGCAAGTCGAGGGTTGCCTCATAGGTCAGCTGCCGCGTTTCCAAATTCACCAGCGTGTCCAGGACACTGAAACCGGAGCCTGCCTCTCTAACAAAAGACCGAAAACCAACCTCTCGAAGATCATGGCCGTGCCAGCGGTTGCCACCTACAAATATTGCAAGCTTACCCGGTTCATGCACAGTTTTTGTAATCAACCAAGCGGCCAGTCGGCCAACCTTCATGTTGTTCAAGCCGACATAGTTTTTTCGAATGCCCTGCGCAAAATCGTTCAACAGGGAAAAGACGGGAACATCTTTGTCTTTCAACACTTGGACGATCCGATCCAGTTTTTGGTCATTCACTGCTGAACTGGCAATTGCATCGCAAGTCTCACCGAGCTCAGTCAGGATCTCCGCGAATTCAGCAGGCGACTGCGATGTGGAGAATCGAACAATTGCTTCCCCGCGTATGTCAGTGCGCGCTGCAACGGCCTGATCGATTTCCCGCGCGAAGTTGCGATAGAATTCTTGCGATTGCTTGAGTAGGACAAAACCGAGTTTCACTTCCGGAAGTGATTGGTCGAGCCGGTCTCGGAACGTCCCCATCCCGTAGTATCCGACCCGCTGCGCCGCCTCGGAGATCTTTCGAAGTGTTTCGGGACGGACCGTGCCGCGCCCGTTGATTGCCCGATCGACCGTCGTTACGCTGACGCCCGCCTCGCGAGCAACGTCCTTGATTGTTGTTCTATTCGCCACGCGCATTTCCCAGATGACGGATTTTCGTCATGTGAGGCTAGAACCTTCATCCGGCATTGGCAACTATGTCCTCGCTTACCCACTAATATCTGCTCAAGCTTGACGGTCTTCGAAGTAAACTGAGAAAAGAAATCACTTCTTCCGGCGTTGTCGCTTTGGCATGCGCCAATCTCTCGGTGCATATTTCAGGATTAATGAACGTCGCCGTTTCATTTTCGTTGATCCATAGAATCGACAATTCCGTGGACTCCCAAGCGTACACCCAACCAACCGTGCTCTTGCCATCGGGTCCTATCAGCCGAGCAATGGGCGATGCTTCTTTGTTAACTTGGGTCACTAATTAATTCACTTTGGATCTGCTGGCCGAATTTAAGGTCATTAGAAAACAGCTTGGTTTTGAGGGTCTAGGCGGCTACTTCCGCGCGATTGCTCGGGAAATTTTAGGGCTCTATTCAGCCTTGGACAAAATTACTCTTTATCATGAATTCTCACCATGAGTTTGGCATGGGTTTGATAAAACGCCTTTTTAAAAAATACTCGCCCAACCCTCGCGTGTAATTTGACTTCGCTACTCGCCCGATGCAGCTCCCGACACCCAATTCGAGAAGTTTTCGCCTGAAGACAATAGTCTACCAACCGAATGTAGAATATATTGCGTGGTTAAATACTCTACATCTGGGCTCTGCCTTTGGCATGAAGCTACGGATACAACTTGGTCTGAATATTCAGGAAGCGCGCCGATTCAAAGGGTTCAGCCAAGAA encodes the following:
- a CDS encoding substrate-binding domain-containing protein; this translates as MKKTLIAASFASLLGTTAIAQEIGATIAAFDDNFLTVMRNGMTDHAASLDGVSLQVEDASNDLAKQIDQVKNFVASGVDAIIVNIVDTSAGAAMTEAAGNVPLVFVNRQPDNVDSLPDTQAFVASNEIESGTLEAFEICKNLRAAGKGSGATGYLMNGELSNQAAVQRSKDVHDVIGTDMCSFMTLIDEQTANWSRDQAQDLMTNWLSSGEPFDFVIANNDEMAIGAIQAMEAAGIDMADVEVGGVDATQDALVAMQAGQLDVTVFQDAFGQGAGSVNTALALAAGEDVDSKVYIPFQLVVPGNIDNFLSKN
- a CDS encoding TIM barrel protein, with amino-acid sequence MQTALNHMTVPNLGYISFLDLAAKLGCVGVEVRNDISRPLFDKLDPAEAGRIASDKGLRLVGLSQVYPFNDWNPEREDAVKSLIATAKASGSETISLIPRNDGTALGNGERQANVRVALKGVLPLLQDAELTALVEPLGFQRSSLRSKIELVEMIASVGGEDHFKIVHDTFHHTLADGGPIFPEMTGIVHISAVVDPKLSVSQMEDEHRVLVDEHDRLGNIEQIASLLAAGYEGPVSYECFSPETHTLDDPYSEIKRSFDFISSRLQALAA
- a CDS encoding LacI family DNA-binding transcriptional regulator, with the translated sequence MANRTTIKDVAREAGVSVTTVDRAINGRGTVRPETLRKISEAAQRVGYYGMGTFRDRLDQSLPEVKLGFVLLKQSQEFYRNFAREIDQAVAARTDIRGEAIVRFSTSQSPAEFAEILTELGETCDAIASSAVNDQKLDRIVQVLKDKDVPVFSLLNDFAQGIRKNYVGLNNMKVGRLAAWLITKTVHEPGKLAIFVGGNRWHGHDLREVGFRSFVREAGSGFSVLDTLVNLETRQLTYEATLDLLDRHPDLKGIYVAGGGMEGAIAALRERHAEPQVALIVNELTAESRAALVDGYAIMAIATPLPDLCRDLVEMMIAARGQPDDGVAGQYFLEPRLHLPEIV